A genomic region of Vitis vinifera cultivar Pinot Noir 40024 chromosome 7, ASM3070453v1 contains the following coding sequences:
- the LOC100244111 gene encoding protein PSK SIMULATOR 1 isoform X2 — protein sequence MSILAFEVANTIVKASNLMQFLSKRSMRHLKEVVLPSEGVQRLVSTDMDELLRIVVADKREELKIFVGEVVRFGNHCRDPQWHNLDLYFEKHSRSLTFQKRLEEEADTVMQQLMTLVRYTAELYHELGMLDRYEQDYQHKRLEDAISIGPKGGGLAILRSELKNQKKQVRNLKKKSLWSRSLEEVMEKLVDIVHFLHLEIRNTFGTVDSDTPVNGSVSDHQRLGPAGLALHYANIVMQIDALVGKSSNMPPSIRDALYQNLPPSIKSALRSKIQSFHVKEELTITEIKAEMEKTLQWLVPIATNTAKAHHGFGWVGEWAGTGKAAVQTDVIQIATFHHADKEKTEAFILEQILWLQHLASRSQHGTNGVGVRSTIKSPTSSSTHKPNQQPNDKATNAPSPILTEKDQEMLQNMSKKKRASRISKSLDFDSVKTGLRKHNRLSKSGSYSPTRGSKELAPVTRFSSGLPVIDFGIDKKKALDVIDRVDTVR from the exons ATGTCAATTTTAGCTTTTGAGGTTGCAAATACAATTGTTAAGGCTTCCAACCTTATGCAATTCCTTTCAAAAAGAAGCATGAGACATTTGAAAGAAGTGGTGCTTCCTTCGGAAGGTGTACAACGTTTAGTATCAACAGATATGGATGAACTTCTAAGAATTGTTGTGGCGGACAAGAG GGAagagttgaaaatttttgtgGGAGAAGTGGTTCGTTTTGGAAATCATTGTAGAGATCCTCAGTGGCACAACTTGGACCTTTATTTTGAGAA ACACAGCAGAAGTCTTACTTTTCAGAAGCGGTTGGAGGAAGAAGCAGATACAGTGATGCAGCAACTAATGACCTTGGTTCGGTATACAGCT GAGTTATACCATGAGCTGGGTATGCTGGACAGATACGAACAAGATTATCAGCACAAGCGTCTGGAAGATGCTATTTCAATTGGTCCTAAAG GTGGGGGCCTTGCAATCTTGAGGTCAGAattgaaaaaccaaaagaaGCAAGTACGAAATTTAAAGAAGAAGTCACTCTGGTCCAGGAGTTTAGAAGAG GTGATGGAGAAGcttgtagatattgtccactttttACATCTGGAGATACGCAATACCTTTGGCACTGTAG ATAGTGATACACCTGTAAATGGATCTGTGAGTGATCATCAAAGATTGGGACCTGCTGGTCTTGCATTGCATTATGCAAATATTGTTATGCAAATTGATGCCCTT GTAGGTAAATCAAGTAATATGCCTCCAAGCATAAGAGACGCATTATACCAGAACCTGCCACCTAGTATAAAATCAGCTCTGCGCTCCAAGATACAATCTTTCCATGTCAAGGAAGAg CTAACCATCACAGAAATCAAAGCTGAGATGGAGAAAACATTGCAGTGGCTTGTTCCAATTGCCACAAACACAGCCAA AGCCCATCACGGCTTTGGTTGGGTTGGAGAGTGGGCAGGCACAGG GAAGGCAGCTGTGCAGACTGATGTGATTCAAATTGCAACATTCCATCATGCAGACAAGGAGAAAACTGAAGCATTCATTCTTGAACAAATACTGTGGCTTCAGCATTTGGCAAGCCGGTCCCAGCATGGAACCAATGGTGTAGGTGTGAGGTCAACTATCAAATCCCCAACAAGCTCATCCACCCATAAACCGAATCAACAACCCAATGACAAAGCCACCAACGCACCCTCACCCATCCTAACTGAAAAAGACCAGGAAATGCTGCAGAACATGAGTAAGAAAAAACGAGCCTCAAGAATCAGCAAGAGCCTGGACTTCGACTCAGTGAAAACCGGGCTAAGAAAACACAACAGGCTGAGCAAGAGCGGCAGCTACTCCCCAACAAGAGGAAGCAAGGAGTTAGCACCTGTGACCAGGTTCTCATCAGGCTTGCCTGTCATTGATTTCGGTATTGACAAGAAGAAGGCTTTGGATGTGATTGATAGAGTAGACACGGTCAGATAG
- the LOC100244111 gene encoding protein PSK SIMULATOR 1 isoform X1, with protein sequence MGGCCSKKRVDKSNLYAAGRGGNYGSGVAYQPTQVSLNSGGMSPQVRENMEKELPESEDVSEPKKSREPSPNHQKGMPGYANNMDDFYDGIPRYTRARSLKSRSLRSQGAVAKVSEVSTRLGKAGSLGLGKAVEVLDTLSSTVINLNPTGGFASGGGTKGNEMSILAFEVANTIVKASNLMQFLSKRSMRHLKEVVLPSEGVQRLVSTDMDELLRIVVADKREELKIFVGEVVRFGNHCRDPQWHNLDLYFEKHSRSLTFQKRLEEEADTVMQQLMTLVRYTAELYHELGMLDRYEQDYQHKRLEDAISIGPKGGGLAILRSELKNQKKQVRNLKKKSLWSRSLEEVMEKLVDIVHFLHLEIRNTFGTVDSDTPVNGSVSDHQRLGPAGLALHYANIVMQIDALVGKSSNMPPSIRDALYQNLPPSIKSALRSKIQSFHVKEELTITEIKAEMEKTLQWLVPIATNTAKAHHGFGWVGEWAGTGKAAVQTDVIQIATFHHADKEKTEAFILEQILWLQHLASRSQHGTNGVGVRSTIKSPTSSSTHKPNQQPNDKATNAPSPILTEKDQEMLQNMSKKKRASRISKSLDFDSVKTGLRKHNRLSKSGSYSPTRGSKELAPVTRFSSGLPVIDFGIDKKKALDVIDRVDTVR encoded by the exons ATGGGAGGGTGTTGTTCCAAAAAAAGAGTTGATAAGAGTAACTTATATGCTGCTGGCCGTGGTGGTAATTATGGATCTGGTGTGGCTTATCAGCCGACTCAGGTGTCCTTGAATTCAGGTGGCATGAGCCCACAGGTGAGGGAAAACATGGAGAAGGAATTACCAGAATCAGAGGACGTGTCAGAACCGAAAAAATCACGAGAACCATCTCCAAATCATCAGAAAGGCATGCCTGGATATGCGAACAACATGGAtgatttctatgatgggattcCACGATATACAAGGGCTCGATCTCTGAAATCTAGATCATTAAGGTCACAGGGGGCGGTTGCAAAG GTTTCAGAAGTTAGCACACGTTTAGGTAAAGCTGGTAGTCTTGGGCTTGGAAAGGCAGTGGAGGTCTTGGACACACTTAGTAGTACTGTGATAAATTTGAACCCTACCGGTGGATTTGCTTCTGGGGGTGGGACTAAAGGCAATGAAATGTCAATTTTAGCTTTTGAGGTTGCAAATACAATTGTTAAGGCTTCCAACCTTATGCAATTCCTTTCAAAAAGAAGCATGAGACATTTGAAAGAAGTGGTGCTTCCTTCGGAAGGTGTACAACGTTTAGTATCAACAGATATGGATGAACTTCTAAGAATTGTTGTGGCGGACAAGAG GGAagagttgaaaatttttgtgGGAGAAGTGGTTCGTTTTGGAAATCATTGTAGAGATCCTCAGTGGCACAACTTGGACCTTTATTTTGAGAA ACACAGCAGAAGTCTTACTTTTCAGAAGCGGTTGGAGGAAGAAGCAGATACAGTGATGCAGCAACTAATGACCTTGGTTCGGTATACAGCT GAGTTATACCATGAGCTGGGTATGCTGGACAGATACGAACAAGATTATCAGCACAAGCGTCTGGAAGATGCTATTTCAATTGGTCCTAAAG GTGGGGGCCTTGCAATCTTGAGGTCAGAattgaaaaaccaaaagaaGCAAGTACGAAATTTAAAGAAGAAGTCACTCTGGTCCAGGAGTTTAGAAGAG GTGATGGAGAAGcttgtagatattgtccactttttACATCTGGAGATACGCAATACCTTTGGCACTGTAG ATAGTGATACACCTGTAAATGGATCTGTGAGTGATCATCAAAGATTGGGACCTGCTGGTCTTGCATTGCATTATGCAAATATTGTTATGCAAATTGATGCCCTT GTAGGTAAATCAAGTAATATGCCTCCAAGCATAAGAGACGCATTATACCAGAACCTGCCACCTAGTATAAAATCAGCTCTGCGCTCCAAGATACAATCTTTCCATGTCAAGGAAGAg CTAACCATCACAGAAATCAAAGCTGAGATGGAGAAAACATTGCAGTGGCTTGTTCCAATTGCCACAAACACAGCCAA AGCCCATCACGGCTTTGGTTGGGTTGGAGAGTGGGCAGGCACAGG GAAGGCAGCTGTGCAGACTGATGTGATTCAAATTGCAACATTCCATCATGCAGACAAGGAGAAAACTGAAGCATTCATTCTTGAACAAATACTGTGGCTTCAGCATTTGGCAAGCCGGTCCCAGCATGGAACCAATGGTGTAGGTGTGAGGTCAACTATCAAATCCCCAACAAGCTCATCCACCCATAAACCGAATCAACAACCCAATGACAAAGCCACCAACGCACCCTCACCCATCCTAACTGAAAAAGACCAGGAAATGCTGCAGAACATGAGTAAGAAAAAACGAGCCTCAAGAATCAGCAAGAGCCTGGACTTCGACTCAGTGAAAACCGGGCTAAGAAAACACAACAGGCTGAGCAAGAGCGGCAGCTACTCCCCAACAAGAGGAAGCAAGGAGTTAGCACCTGTGACCAGGTTCTCATCAGGCTTGCCTGTCATTGATTTCGGTATTGACAAGAAGAAGGCTTTGGATGTGATTGATAGAGTAGACACGGTCAGATAG